One Syntrophaceae bacterium DNA window includes the following coding sequences:
- a CDS encoding rRNA pseudouridine synthase — MEERLQKIIAAAGICSRRAAEELILAGKVQVNDRVVRQLGAKADPGRDEIRVDGRLISTEVERVYLMLNKPAGYVTTLKDPEGRPIVTDLLRDVPERVYPVGRLDYDSEGLLLLTNDGRFAERIQHPRYAIPRTYLVKVRGRVTRKDIQALTSGIELEDGLFTVDGIQEEKFNEKSQWLRITISEGRNRIIRRAMEALGHPVARLIRIAIGSLELGSLKPGEYRRLRRRDVEGLLRPRPKKKREKCS, encoded by the coding sequence ATGGAGGAGCGTCTCCAGAAGATCATCGCCGCGGCGGGCATCTGCTCGAGACGGGCGGCCGAGGAACTCATCCTTGCGGGGAAGGTCCAGGTGAACGACCGCGTTGTGCGGCAGCTCGGGGCCAAGGCCGACCCCGGGCGCGACGAGATCCGCGTCGACGGGCGCCTGATCTCGACCGAGGTGGAGCGCGTCTACCTGATGCTCAACAAGCCTGCCGGGTACGTGACGACGCTGAAGGACCCCGAGGGCCGGCCGATCGTCACCGACCTGCTCCGCGATGTCCCCGAGCGCGTCTACCCCGTAGGGAGGCTGGATTACGACTCCGAGGGCCTCCTGCTGCTGACCAACGACGGCCGGTTCGCCGAGCGCATCCAGCACCCACGGTATGCCATCCCGCGCACCTACCTGGTCAAGGTGCGCGGACGGGTCACCCGGAAGGATATCCAGGCGCTCACAAGCGGAATCGAGCTGGAGGACGGTCTTTTCACGGTCGACGGGATCCAGGAGGAGAAGTTCAACGAGAAGAGCCAGTGGCTCCGCATCACCATTTCGGAGGGGCGAAACCGGATCATCCGGCGGGCCATGGAGGCCTTGGGCCATCCCGTGGCGCGGCTGATCCGCATCGCCATCGGCAGCCTGGAACTGGGCAGCCTCAAGCCGGGCGAGTACCGGCGGCTGCGCAGGCGGGACGTGGAGGGTCTCCTGAGGCCCCGGCCGAAAAAAAAACGAGAAAAATGTTCTTGA
- a CDS encoding integration host factor subunit beta codes for MNKSGLIEELARRENLTEKKATDVVNLIFKGFTEELKNNGRIEIRGLGSFVVRNYQSYTGRNPKTGMNITVSPKRLPFFKVGKELRDMVNLDDGGASKKDSGIAE; via the coding sequence ATGAACAAGTCGGGGTTGATCGAGGAGCTGGCAAGAAGGGAGAACCTGACGGAGAAGAAGGCCACCGACGTGGTCAATCTCATTTTCAAGGGGTTCACGGAAGAACTCAAGAATAACGGGAGGATCGAGATCCGCGGGCTCGGGAGCTTCGTCGTGCGCAACTACCAGTCCTACACGGGGCGCAACCCCAAGACGGGCATGAACATCACCGTTTCCCCGAAACGGCTCCCCTTTTTCAAGGTTGGCAAGGAGCTTCGGGACATGGTCAACCTCGACGACGGGGGCGCAAGCAAAAAGGACAGCGGCATCGCGGAGTGA
- the scpB gene encoding SMC-Scp complex subunit ScpB translates to MDDMRSVVEALVFASDSPVSVDRLKDVLGDVDRKAIVEILQDIETEYRQRRGGLCLMEVAGGYQFRTKAEFSPWIRKLRGIRPVALSPAAMETLSVVAYRQPVTRQEIEKIRGVDVSGSLKGLLEKKLVRIVGRKNVPGKPIMYGTTKRFLEVFDLKDLSELPTLREITEMEE, encoded by the coding sequence ATGGATGACATGCGATCCGTTGTCGAGGCGCTGGTGTTCGCGTCGGACAGCCCCGTCTCGGTGGACCGTCTGAAAGACGTCCTGGGGGATGTGGATCGAAAGGCGATCGTGGAGATCCTGCAGGACATCGAGACGGAGTACCGGCAGCGCCGCGGGGGCCTGTGCCTCATGGAGGTGGCCGGGGGGTACCAGTTCAGGACCAAGGCGGAGTTCTCGCCCTGGATCCGGAAGCTCCGCGGGATCCGCCCCGTCGCCCTGTCGCCCGCGGCTATGGAGACCCTCTCCGTCGTCGCCTACCGGCAGCCTGTCACGCGGCAGGAGATCGAGAAGATCCGGGGTGTCGACGTGAGCGGCTCCCTCAAGGGACTGCTGGAGAAGAAGCTCGTCCGGATCGTGGGCCGCAAGAACGTCCCCGGCAAGCCCATCATGTACGGCACGACGAAACGGTTCCTGGAGGTCTTCGACCTGAAGGACCTTTCCGAGCTTCCCACGCTGCGTGAGATCACGGAGATGGAGGAGTAG
- a CDS encoding segregation/condensation protein A, protein MSYEVKLDIFEGPLDLLLYLIRKNEIDIYNIPMALITEQYLEHLEMMKALNLDLAGEYLVLAATLIHIKSRMLLPVEEGEGGTEEDQQDPRAELVRQLLEYQAFKEAALSLSQRRVLDRDVFKRVPSADEIPDEPEEAMMEVSLFELIEAFKQVVGRMDKEDLLEIDTERISLSDRINEILEDLEREKSLSFTDLLRASRTRKSVIYTLLAILELMKMRVVRAFQSDPFGPIRIFPAVEESADG, encoded by the coding sequence ATGAGCTACGAGGTCAAACTCGACATCTTTGAGGGGCCCCTTGATCTTCTGCTGTACCTGATCCGGAAGAACGAGATCGACATCTACAACATCCCCATGGCCCTCATCACGGAACAGTATCTCGAGCATCTCGAGATGATGAAGGCCCTCAATCTCGACCTGGCCGGAGAGTACCTGGTGCTGGCGGCGACCCTCATCCACATCAAGTCGAGGATGCTCCTGCCCGTCGAGGAGGGAGAGGGCGGGACGGAAGAGGACCAGCAGGACCCGCGGGCCGAGCTGGTGCGGCAGCTTCTCGAGTACCAGGCCTTCAAGGAGGCGGCCCTGAGCCTGAGCCAGCGAAGGGTGCTCGACCGTGACGTGTTCAAGCGCGTCCCTTCCGCCGACGAGATCCCCGACGAGCCGGAGGAGGCGATGATGGAGGTGAGCCTCTTCGAGCTCATCGAGGCCTTCAAGCAGGTCGTCGGGCGGATGGACAAGGAGGACCTCCTGGAGATCGACACGGAGCGGATCTCGCTGTCCGACCGGATCAACGAGATCCTCGAGGACCTCGAACGGGAGAAGAGCCTTTCCTTCACCGATCTGCTCAGGGCGAGCCGCACCCGCAAGAGCGTCATCTACACGCTGCTGGCCATCTTGGAGCTCATGAAGATGCGCGTGGTCAGGGCCTTCCAGTCCGATCCCTTCGGGCCGATCCGGATATTCCCCGCAGTGGAGGAATCAGCCGATGGATGA